In Streptococcus gallolyticus subsp. gallolyticus DSM 16831, the sequence CTGTTACTGGTCGCAACGGTACAGTCTTTGGTGGTACGACATTTACTGCTAAAACGATTAAAGTAACTGGTCGTGTAGCAGTAGCAACCATTCAAGACTTTATGGCTAAGAAAGATGATATTAATGGCTTGTTGTTAGACGACGAGCCATTTTATATCACCAAAATGTACCCTAACAATGCTGAGTTTTATAATTTCCAAATACCTGGGCAGACCACAGGTGATTTAGATTTAATTGGTCAAGAGCACACAGCTTGGCATTATCGTTGGAAAGTAACTGCTAGTGAGCCGACATTCTCATTTGTTGGAAATTCTGGGCAAGGGTTAAAATATGACTTTTCCGTAGTGTTTACCACAGCAGAAACGCCATATGGAGAAACAAAACCTAAAGATATCACGTTAAGTGGTGGTAGTTTTACTTATGCAGGTACAGC encodes:
- a CDS encoding phage tail domain-containing protein yields the protein MDLLITKGTTSVKLSDYGFYNIDIDDSAPSISLDKRSVTGRNGTVFGGTTFTAKTIKVTGRVAVATIQDFMAKKDDINGLLLDDEPFYITKMYPNNAEFYNFQIPGQTTGDLDLIGQEHTAWHYRWKVTASEPTFSFVGNSGQGLKYDFSVVFTTAETPYGETKPKDITLSGGSFTYAGTAKLSQLEVPFVVELTSTGGQSGFYLEIGKRRFEYTQSGNINSGEVFKITGIETTKGLVNVNAKTNYGYFVIEPTPTKTITYKTNFNGSIKILNFMELYK